The Psychrobacillus sp. FSL K6-4046 DNA window AGACAGCTGCTGAAATCTGTTTGTCGATATAATTACTTACATTGCCGTGACTATCTAAAATTAGAGAGACACGATCTCTGACAGCCGCATTACTCAGTCTTTCAGAGGTCGATTCAATTGCTTCTGTTTGGACATCGAATGCAAATACATGTCCTTGATCGCCAACTAAGCCGGCAAGGAATAAGGTGTCATGACCATTTCCAGCAGTTGCATCAACTACCGTATCTCCTTCTTTTATCACATCCTGAAGAAGCTCCTTTGCATAAGGAAGAATTCTTTTTAGCTTCATAATAACTCACCAGTCTTCGTAAATAGTTTTCCTTGATAGCTTTCTCTATTAGCGAGTTCAGCATCGATTCCATTCAACACTTCCCATTTGTTGGCACTCCACATTGGCCCAATCATTAAATCAATAGGACCATCTCCTGTAATACGATGAATGATCATCTCAGGCGGGAGAACTTCTAATTGGTCAGCTACCAGCTGGATATATTCATCTCGTCCCATAAACTCTAACATTCCTTTTTCATATTGCTTCACCATAGGAGTTCCTTTTAATAGGTGCAGAAGGTGAATCTTAATCCCTTGAACATCTAGCTTAGCTACCTCTCTGGCTGTTTCCATCATCATCTCTCTATTTTCTAATGGCAAACCATTTATAATGTGAGTACAAATACGGATACCATGCTTTCTTAGTTTAGAGACTCCTTCTATATAAGTATTAAAATCATGGGCTCTGTTAACTAGCCTTGCTGTACTCTCATGGACTGTCTGTAGACCGAGCTCAACCCATAGAAATGTCCGTTCATTTAACTCTGCCAAATATTCTACTACGTCATCTGGTAAACAGTCAGGTCTAGTCGCAATAGAAATCCCCACAACTCCTTCTAGTGCCAGAGCAGCTTCAAACTTTTCTTTTAACACAGGGAGGGGGGCATGTGTATTCGTATAAGCCTGAAAGTAAGCAATATATTTTCCTTTCTTCCATTTCTCATGCATTTTATCTCGAATTTTTTCAAACTGCACTGGTATAGGATCTACTTTGTCACCTGCAAAATCGCCACTACCAGCAACACTGCAAAATGTACATCCACCATAAGCAACCGTGCCATCTCGATTTGGACAATCAAACCCTGCATCAAGCGCCACCTTGAAAATTTTCATATCAAAGGTATCACGCAAATATCGGTTCCATGTAAAGTATCTCTTCCCGTCTGAAGGGAATGGAAAGTTATTGTTCATTATTTTCACTCCTTAACAGGATTATTTTATCATGAAACTTTGACTTGGTAGATTTAATTATCTTGAAGTGCAGTTTAAAAAAAGCTACAATATTTTGAGTGTCTAAGGAAATGAGGAATATTAATGCCAAAAGCAGTCTGGCTTTTAATTATTGGAATGTTTATTAATACACTGGGGAATTCATTTTTATGGCCTTTACATACAATCTATATGCATGACTACCTTGGTCAATCGTTAACGATGGCGGGGTTAGTGTTGATGCTAAACGCTGGAACCGGTGTGATCGGTAATTTGTTAGGCGGGTTTTTATTTGACAGAATAGGCGGCTATAAATCTATAGTGTTTGGAATTCTGTTATCCATACTCTCGTTAGCAGCGCTAACCGTTTGGCATGATTGGCCAGAATATGTATGGCTAGTCGCTATTCTCGGGTTTAGTGGTGGTATCATCTTCCCAAGCATGTATGCGATGGTGGGGAATGTATGGCCGGAAGGTGGACGTAAAGCGTTTAATGCTATTTATTTAGCTCAAAACTTAGGTGTTGCCATTGGTCCAGCCTTAGCTGGAATAGTTGCAGATCATAATATAAATAATATTTTTGGAGCAAATCTACTCGCCTATGTGTTCTTTTTTGTTATCGCTCGTCAGTTCTATGGAAACATGTCTAACGTTTCAAACCATCAGGCCTCTATTTTAGGAGAAGAGAAGAAAATTAAACAAATGGCACCTTTTTATGCAATGATGATTGTAACATTTGGTTATATGCTTACTTGGATCATTTATGTTCAATGGACTTCGACTATATCAACCTATGTACTAGATTTAGGAATTACATTAAAGCAGTATAGTCTTTTATGGACGGTCAATGGGATACTGATCTTGGTTGCTCAGCCGCTTATTAAACCAATTATTAATCGTTTAGAACATAAGATAAAAACGCAGATGATTTTAGGGCTTGTCATATTTATGATTTCCTTTATAGTGGTAGCATTTGCGGAAGACTATACGATGTTTGTCACGGCGATGGTTATTCTAACTTTTGGGGAAATGTTCGTTTGGCCAGCAGTTCCAACTATTGCTAGCCAGCTGGCTCCAAAAGGCAGGGAAGGCTTCTACCAAGGCATTGTAAATAGTATGGCGACCGTGGGACGTATGATTGGACCATTAATAGGAGGAGTTTTAGTTGAAGCGCATGGCACTCCAGTCATGATATTAATTTTAGCCAGTCTAATATTTATTTCAATTATTACCAGCTTACTATACGATATACCATTAAAAAAACAAGCAGCCTTGAATGAGAAAGGTTAAAAATATTGGCTATGTTAAAGGTTATGGTTGATTTAGGATGCAAAGAAATATTAAATCAGAGAGTAGAATTGATTTCCGCCCCAGCCGGACGCTTTCCGTGGGGTGAGCGATAAGCCATCACCCGTCGCTAACGCGCGCGGTTGTGATGTCTTATCTGTCTCACTCATCCCACTGGAGTCGCCGTCTGGCGCTCCAATCAATAAATGGGAACAGCTTTAGGATCGATAAAGCGCTAATCA harbors:
- a CDS encoding class I SAM-dependent methyltransferase, translated to MKLKRILPYAKELLQDVIKEGDTVVDATAGNGHDTLFLAGLVGDQGHVFAFDVQTEAIESTSERLSNAAVRDRVSLILDSHGNVSNYIDKQISAAVFNLGYLPGSNHEVVTRGNSTIQAITSLLDLLKIGGLIVLVVYHGHEGGKQEKDEVISFVQQLPQSFVHVLCYQFLNQENDPPFIIAIEKMKER
- a CDS encoding TIGR01212 family radical SAM protein (This family includes YhcC from E. coli K-12, an uncharacterized radical SAM protein.), which produces MNNNFPFPSDGKRYFTWNRYLRDTFDMKIFKVALDAGFDCPNRDGTVAYGGCTFCSVAGSGDFAGDKVDPIPVQFEKIRDKMHEKWKKGKYIAYFQAYTNTHAPLPVLKEKFEAALALEGVVGISIATRPDCLPDDVVEYLAELNERTFLWVELGLQTVHESTARLVNRAHDFNTYIEGVSKLRKHGIRICTHIINGLPLENREMMMETAREVAKLDVQGIKIHLLHLLKGTPMVKQYEKGMLEFMGRDEYIQLVADQLEVLPPEMIIHRITGDGPIDLMIGPMWSANKWEVLNGIDAELANRESYQGKLFTKTGELL
- a CDS encoding MFS transporter translates to MPKAVWLLIIGMFINTLGNSFLWPLHTIYMHDYLGQSLTMAGLVLMLNAGTGVIGNLLGGFLFDRIGGYKSIVFGILLSILSLAALTVWHDWPEYVWLVAILGFSGGIIFPSMYAMVGNVWPEGGRKAFNAIYLAQNLGVAIGPALAGIVADHNINNIFGANLLAYVFFFVIARQFYGNMSNVSNHQASILGEEKKIKQMAPFYAMMIVTFGYMLTWIIYVQWTSTISTYVLDLGITLKQYSLLWTVNGILILVAQPLIKPIINRLEHKIKTQMILGLVIFMISFIVVAFAEDYTMFVTAMVILTFGEMFVWPAVPTIASQLAPKGREGFYQGIVNSMATVGRMIGPLIGGVLVEAHGTPVMILILASLIFISIITSLLYDIPLKKQAALNEKG